One Segatella copri genomic window carries:
- a CDS encoding ABC transporter substrate-binding protein — protein MMKRYNCIFMALVALALFACQGRKTASGDGEVGDTLKMKYARLLTIVRHGEGTYDEGTYDEVMIANPWKAGTLLHRYILVPKGKEGDETVAQLARRRVSGVRCVTDTVRTPVESSAVFMAPHCQLMYELGVGNAIRGVCDLDYINIPDIRKRVSSSSVVDCGSGMAPDLERIIALKPEAILVSPFENSGGYGKLDKLRIPLIEAADYMETSPLGRAEWMKFYGMLFGSRQADSLFAGIEKEYQSLKSVAGKLPEGLSVLTERKTGGVWYVPGGRSTMALLLKDAHARYVFAEDDHSGSLAMSPEQILAKGREIDVWAFKYFGGAPLGKAQLLQEYEGYKALSAFQRGNIYEVDTSRVPYFEMTSFHPELLLREFILLSHPATDARYARNGELGKLGTLRFYQPL, from the coding sequence TGTATATTCATGGCGCTTGTGGCGCTAGCTTTGTTTGCCTGCCAGGGCAGAAAGACGGCATCTGGTGATGGGGAAGTAGGTGATACGTTGAAGATGAAGTATGCCCGGTTGCTGACCATCGTAAGGCATGGTGAGGGGACTTATGATGAAGGGACTTATGATGAAGTGATGATAGCCAACCCCTGGAAGGCTGGCACCCTGCTGCATCGCTATATCCTCGTCCCGAAGGGCAAGGAGGGGGATGAGACCGTGGCGCAGCTTGCCAGACGCAGGGTGTCGGGCGTAAGATGCGTCACGGATACCGTGCGCACACCCGTAGAAAGCAGTGCCGTATTCATGGCTCCGCATTGCCAGCTGATGTATGAGTTGGGTGTGGGGAATGCCATCCGTGGCGTATGCGATCTGGATTATATCAATATTCCCGATATCAGGAAGCGCGTATCATCATCCTCTGTTGTGGATTGCGGTTCCGGTATGGCACCCGATCTTGAGCGCATCATCGCCCTGAAGCCCGAGGCAATCCTCGTATCTCCTTTCGAGAACAGTGGCGGATATGGTAAGCTCGACAAGCTTCGCATCCCCCTGATAGAAGCAGCCGACTATATGGAGACATCGCCATTGGGCAGGGCAGAGTGGATGAAATTCTATGGCATGCTCTTTGGCAGCCGTCAGGCAGATTCGCTCTTTGCCGGTATAGAAAAGGAATATCAGTCGCTGAAGTCGGTGGCAGGGAAACTGCCCGAAGGTCTTTCGGTGTTGACCGAGCGCAAGACGGGTGGGGTATGGTATGTGCCGGGCGGCAGGAGCACGATGGCCCTTCTTCTGAAGGATGCCCATGCCCGCTATGTTTTTGCAGAGGATGATCACAGCGGAAGTCTGGCGATGAGTCCGGAGCAGATTCTGGCGAAGGGTAGGGAGATAGATGTCTGGGCATTCAAGTATTTCGGAGGTGCTCCCTTGGGCAAAGCCCAACTGCTTCAGGAGTATGAAGGCTACAAGGCATTGTCAGCCTTTCAGCGTGGCAACATCTATGAAGTAGATACTTCCCGTGTTCCCTATTTTGAGATGACGAGTTTCCATCCCGAGCTGCTGCTCCGTGAGTTCATCCTCCTTTCTCATCCTGCCACGGATGCTCGGTATGCCCGGAACGGGGAGTTGGGGAAGCTGGGAACACTCCGGTTCTATCAGCCTTTGTAG
- a CDS encoding fimbrillin family protein, with the protein MKYQKILGLVATAGLLLAGCATDSDNSNTWLSDPNAVHVSASVGSIFTRSNPAAADEAGQKSFNTGDVMGVSNNGTSITYTYNKGTNDWQPGSENYLVWDNSNLTFQCWYPADGKNSFSKGYIQEDQSSAEAIAKSDYMTAAVTDLTEIPGNRQLDVTLVRKTARLILNIQSFNDQFTDDTKVNHIRIASKASTEASETSTVNIKPLQKGEGGIGTTYTALVIPGKVEGKLYFTDNESTETPLVVKTGALEAGKSYTYNLIVGKNKVTIGNVTVADWGTDKIDGGKAECYPYVTFTAKDPQTFKMTTYNDYIISELDYSVGGNEWAAVKKDTEISFGGANGDLRLRGKNTAGTATGTVQYATYATITFTKSNVPVACTGDIRTLLDWNNYATVNTENARFIKLFENCSVLTSAPELPATTLARNCYACMFSGCTNLKTAPELKATALADCCYASMFSGCTNLKTAPKLPAKISRVECYANMFSGCTNLKSAELSIEFLYRSCCDAMFNNCTNLSSVTMLAPSKEITLSGSSCLYYWLNNAGTDQSVQNRTLKVQDKAAYEALKANANCLPAKWQIGKCTVLDKDGNAITE; encoded by the coding sequence ATGAAATATCAGAAGATATTGGGTCTTGTAGCAACAGCCGGCTTATTGCTGGCTGGTTGCGCTACAGATTCCGACAACAGTAATACATGGCTCAGCGACCCGAATGCCGTTCATGTATCGGCTTCGGTGGGCAGCATCTTCACCCGAAGCAATCCGGCTGCAGCAGATGAAGCCGGACAGAAGAGTTTTAATACTGGTGATGTGATGGGCGTCAGCAATAACGGCACATCGATCACCTATACCTACAATAAGGGCACCAACGACTGGCAGCCAGGTAGTGAAAATTATCTGGTATGGGATAATAGCAACCTCACTTTCCAGTGCTGGTATCCTGCTGATGGCAAGAATTCCTTCAGCAAAGGCTATATCCAGGAAGACCAGAGCAGTGCAGAGGCGATTGCGAAATCAGATTATATGACGGCAGCGGTAACCGACCTTACTGAAATTCCTGGTAACCGCCAGCTTGATGTGACATTGGTGCGCAAGACTGCCCGTCTGATTCTCAACATCCAGAGTTTCAACGACCAGTTCACCGACGACACCAAGGTCAACCATATCCGTATCGCAAGCAAGGCATCTACTGAAGCCAGCGAAACATCTACCGTCAATATCAAGCCTTTGCAGAAGGGTGAGGGTGGAATCGGCACAACCTATACTGCCCTGGTTATTCCTGGAAAAGTAGAGGGAAAGCTCTATTTCACTGACAATGAATCCACCGAGACTCCGCTTGTTGTAAAGACAGGAGCCTTGGAAGCCGGCAAGAGCTATACCTACAATCTTATAGTGGGTAAGAATAAGGTGACTATAGGTAATGTTACTGTGGCTGATTGGGGAACTGATAAGATTGATGGCGGTAAAGCAGAATGTTACCCATACGTCACCTTTACGGCAAAGGATCCTCAAACATTTAAGATGACAACCTATAATGACTATATCATCTCTGAACTTGACTATTCTGTTGGTGGAAACGAATGGGCAGCTGTCAAGAAAGACACAGAAATTTCATTTGGTGGCGCAAATGGCGACCTTCGTTTGCGTGGAAAAAATACCGCAGGAACGGCAACAGGCACCGTTCAATATGCTACATATGCTACCATCACATTTACGAAAAGTAATGTGCCAGTGGCTTGCACAGGTGATATCCGCACATTGCTTGACTGGAATAACTATGCTACAGTCAATACAGAGAATGCGAGGTTCATTAAATTGTTCGAAAATTGCAGTGTATTAACTTCTGCCCCGGAATTGCCTGCTACAACATTAGCAAGAAACTGCTATGCCTGTATGTTCTCAGGCTGTACAAATCTCAAAACTGCCCCAGAATTAAAGGCTACAGCGTTAGCAGACTGCTGCTATGCCAGTATGTTCTCGGGGTGTACAAATCTCAAAACTGCCCCAAAATTGCCTGCAAAAATCTCACGAGTGGAATGCTATGCCAATATGTTCTCGGGGTGTACAAATCTCAAATCTGCTGAATTGTCTATAGAATTTCTTTATCGAAGCTGCTGTGACGCTATGTTCAATAATTGTACAAACCTGTCATCTGTTACAATGTTAGCACCAAGCAAAGAAATTACATTAAGCGGATCATCTTGTTTGTATTACTGGCTCAATAATGCCGGAACAGACCAAAGCGTACAAAACCGCACACTCAAAGTACAAGATAAGGCGGCTTACGAAGCACTGAAAGCAAATGCCAATTGTCTCCCTGCCAAATGGCAGATTGGCAAATGCACCGTTCTTGATAAAGACGGCAATGCAATAACAGAATAA